A segment of the Pseudobdellovibrionaceae bacterium genome:
CTAATGAGAGTCTATCAATGAAGCTAAGCAAACGAAGTATATTTATATTTATTGGTAGCTTTATTGTTTTAGCAAATATTTTTGTCGCTGTTGCTGTGCCATTTTTACCTTTGCCCGACCCACAACATTATCTATTAGACCAACGTTATGATGGCCCAAGCCTAAGTGCACCGTTTGGTCGAGACGAAAACGGCGTGGATGTCATGACTCTTATTTTTTGGGGCGCACGCTTAAGCCTTACCGTTGCGGTCAGTGTGGTGTTTATCACGACACTTGTGGGGCTTATCGTAGGTTCAGTGGCGGGTTATAAGGGTGGGTCCACTGATTTTATTATTATGCGCTTTATCGACATGATCCATGCCTTTCCTGGTTTTCTGCTTGCTCTTGCACTTGTCGCGTCGCTAGGGCCTTCCGTAAAAAATCTGATTCTTGCCATGTCGCTCACGGGCTGGGCAGGTGTGGCCCGTTTAGTACGAGGTGAACTTTTACATCTTAAAGAAAAAGAATATGTGCAGTCC
Coding sequences within it:
- a CDS encoding ABC transporter permease, encoding MKLSKRSIFIFIGSFIVLANIFVAVAVPFLPLPDPQHYLLDQRYDGPSLSAPFGRDENGVDVMTLIFWGARLSLTVAVSVVFITTLVGLIVGSVAGYKGGSTDFIIMRFIDMIHAFPGFLLALALVASLGPSVKNLILAMSLTGWAGVARLVRGELLHLKEKEYVQSSKALGASSLRTVCLHIWPNLIGIMTVQATFAMAGTLIVESGLSFLGLGAPPTTPTWGMLLNSGRYYLTEAPHISIFPGIAILLLVLGFNLLGDGLREILDPKNNL